The following proteins come from a genomic window of Nicotiana tomentosiformis chromosome 12, ASM39032v3, whole genome shotgun sequence:
- the LOC104121506 gene encoding protein LURP-one-related 11-like produces the protein MAKIHPETLKNSNSPSFSSPNYVTSTRETFTIWMKSLVFHGNGCTVFNSKGDIVFRVDNYQETSSNEVFLMDLYGQVLFSIKKEKLRLFGRWNGYSSGGFKGKPWFQVRRNCKYFSRSGDVICNVNLGCEISIGSCYKIQQTDRKSSFKVLHSAGQVLAEVKQKESSLGFGYGDDVLTLEVEPHVDYSFVMALVTVCGLIKRRL, from the exons ATGGCCAAAATTCATCCAGAAACACTCAAGAACTCTAATTCTCCTTCTTTTTCCTCTCCAAATTATGTGACGTCCACAAGAGAAACATTTACTATATGGATGAAATCCCTAGTGTTCCATGGGAATGGTTGTACTGTCTTTAATTCCAAAGGTGATATTGTTTTCAGAGTTGACAACTACCAAGAAACAAGTAGCAATGAAGTATTTCTCATGGATCTTTATGGACAAGTTCTCTTCTCCATTAAAAaagag AAGCTAAGATTATTTGGTCGTTGGAATGGATATTCAAGTGGTGGATTTAAAGGGAAACCATGGTTTCAAGTGAGAAGAAATTGCAAGTACTTTTCAAGATCAGGAGATGTCATATGTAATGTGAATTTGGGGTGTGAGATATCTATAGGAAGCTGCTATAAGATTCAACAAACTGACAGAAAATCGTCATTTAAAGTTTTACATAGTGCTGGTCAAGTTCTTGCTGAG GTAAAACAAAAAGAGTCATCACTAGGATTTGGCTATGGAGATGATGTGCTAACTCTAGAAGTGGAACCCCATGTTGATTACTCTTTTGTTATGGCTCTTGTAACAGTATGTGGTTTGATTAAACGCAGATTATAG